In the Streptomyces sp. BHT-5-2 genome, one interval contains:
- a CDS encoding MFS transporter: MTVTTELPGTNTPSQTHGRAAGLALLAVCLGYFMVLLDGSALNIALPSIQQDVHGTMSTLQWLVNLYTIPLASLLLSSGALADRVGSRKVFMWALSGFALTSLLCALSPNLGVLIACRALQGVAAAGVLPTTLAIIARNYPVLAERAKAITVWGATGGIALVVGPIGGGLLTQTFGWRSIFLVNVPVGAFALWLSWRYAQETERRRERSYDLPGQLTAIASLGLIVAALIEGGARGWTDPYTLVLAGAGMLALVAFALVEKRVDAPMLPLAMFRRRAFSAAITAGFAYQFGAFGLQFIIAIFIEAQWGYSASQAGTFLLPFAVLLTIGTSYLNRLWKARGMRWLMLVGSSIATVGTVLCLAAGDEKTWPVLAIGFGVTGLGGGILAPSINGAALAEADSQYAGIASGVLNTFRQMGLAVGVAVLGAILAGGDHVTDLRIDLAIGALCFLTVALLSRRHIHR; this comes from the coding sequence ATGACCGTGACGACCGAGTTACCGGGTACGAACACCCCTTCACAGACCCACGGGCGCGCTGCCGGGTTGGCGCTGCTGGCGGTGTGTCTGGGCTACTTCATGGTGCTGCTCGACGGCAGCGCCCTGAACATCGCACTGCCCTCCATCCAGCAGGACGTCCACGGGACCATGTCCACCCTCCAGTGGCTGGTCAACCTCTACACGATCCCGCTCGCAAGCCTGCTGCTGTCCTCCGGCGCACTGGCGGACCGCGTGGGCTCACGCAAGGTGTTCATGTGGGCCCTTTCGGGGTTCGCGCTGACCTCGCTGCTGTGCGCCCTCAGTCCGAACCTCGGCGTCCTCATCGCCTGCCGCGCCCTGCAAGGCGTGGCGGCCGCCGGAGTCCTGCCGACGACACTGGCGATCATCGCCCGCAACTACCCCGTCCTGGCCGAACGCGCCAAGGCGATCACCGTGTGGGGCGCCACCGGCGGCATCGCCCTCGTCGTCGGCCCGATCGGCGGCGGCCTGCTGACCCAGACCTTCGGCTGGCGGTCCATCTTCCTGGTCAACGTGCCCGTCGGCGCCTTCGCGCTCTGGCTCTCCTGGCGCTACGCCCAGGAAACCGAACGCCGCAGGGAGCGCTCCTACGACCTCCCCGGCCAACTCACCGCGATCGCCAGTCTCGGACTGATCGTGGCAGCCCTCATCGAAGGCGGGGCCCGCGGCTGGACCGACCCCTACACCCTGGTACTGGCCGGCGCCGGCATGCTCGCCCTGGTGGCCTTCGCGCTCGTGGAGAAGCGCGTGGACGCACCGATGCTGCCCCTGGCGATGTTCCGCCGTCGCGCCTTCTCCGCGGCCATCACCGCGGGATTTGCCTACCAATTCGGCGCCTTCGGACTGCAGTTCATCATCGCGATCTTCATCGAGGCCCAGTGGGGGTACTCGGCATCGCAGGCCGGCACCTTCCTGCTGCCCTTCGCCGTGCTCCTGACCATCGGCACCTCCTACCTCAACCGACTCTGGAAGGCCCGGGGGATGCGCTGGCTGATGCTCGTCGGATCGAGCATCGCCACGGTCGGCACCGTGCTCTGCCTGGCGGCCGGTGACGAGAAGACATGGCCCGTCCTGGCGATCGGCTTCGGTGTCACCGGTCTCGGCGGCGGAATCCTGGCACCGAGCATCAACGGCGCCGCCCTCGCAGAAGCAGACAGTCAGTACGCCGGCATCGCCTCCGGCGTTCTCAACACCTTCCGGCAGATGGGACTCGCCGTCGGCGTCGCCGTCCTCGGGGCGATCCTGGCCGGCGGCGACCACGTCACGGACCTCCGCATCGACCTGGCCATCGGCGCACTGTGCTTCCTCACCGTTGCCCTCCTGAGCCGACGCCACATCCACCGCTGA
- a CDS encoding TetR/AcrR family transcriptional regulator, protein MARINGVSDERTSERLIGSMKQLLWERGYSATSPAAVQRLAKAGQGSMYHHFQSKARLALAAEQRMGEELKREVTERFTAASTTYEKIEAYLAPDEHVIRGCRLGRLIQDEEVASNDELREPIAETYAWIQAEIVRVLNEGVARGELSPDIDVDSLAVSILAIRQGAHVLARLRGSQEPFRQAGRGIAQLLAPASPRNDATQAAPASLAD, encoded by the coding sequence ATGGCCAGGATCAACGGAGTTAGTGACGAAAGAACCAGCGAGCGGCTGATCGGCAGCATGAAGCAGCTGCTGTGGGAACGCGGTTACTCGGCCACCAGTCCCGCAGCCGTACAGCGCCTCGCCAAGGCCGGACAGGGCAGCATGTACCACCACTTCCAGAGCAAGGCGCGGCTGGCGCTGGCCGCGGAGCAGCGCATGGGAGAGGAGTTGAAGCGCGAGGTCACCGAGCGGTTCACCGCAGCCTCCACCACCTACGAAAAGATCGAGGCGTACCTCGCGCCGGACGAGCACGTGATACGCGGCTGCCGCCTCGGCCGACTCATCCAGGACGAGGAAGTCGCCTCCAACGACGAGTTGCGCGAACCGATCGCGGAGACCTATGCCTGGATCCAGGCGGAAATCGTCCGGGTGCTCAACGAGGGCGTCGCCCGCGGCGAACTCTCCCCGGACATCGACGTCGACAGTCTGGCCGTCTCCATCCTCGCGATCCGCCAGGGTGCGCACGTACTCGCACGCCTCAGGGGCTCACAAGAGCCGTTCCGTCAGGCCGGACGCGGCATAGCCCAGCTGCTCGCACCGGCCTCGCCACGCAACGACGCCACACAGGCAGCACCAGCGTCCCTGGCCGACTGA
- a CDS encoding TetR/AcrR family transcriptional regulator, protein MDTQHDVPARPVGRRERNKQRVRQQLYTAALNLFAEQGFDRTSIDEIAERADVARGTFFNHFQRKEDLIAVWSDQRRERLLASMQREEENLDGCHSGAVVRLQRCMTLLAKLNDEEHDATIPMITAWVKAGMPLQEEPYTADIFTRIVTDGCQRGELAADAAPRHLGYMLRDLYLGALYRWCQQQGANAAIDSLTEDLQASLRVLVRGIEAHPETLS, encoded by the coding sequence TTGGATACTCAGCACGACGTGCCGGCGCGGCCCGTAGGGCGTCGCGAACGCAACAAACAAAGGGTCAGGCAACAGCTCTACACCGCTGCGCTGAACCTTTTCGCCGAGCAGGGGTTCGACCGGACTTCCATCGATGAGATCGCCGAGCGCGCCGACGTGGCGCGGGGGACCTTCTTCAACCACTTCCAACGCAAGGAAGACCTCATCGCCGTCTGGTCCGATCAGCGGCGAGAGCGCCTACTGGCCTCCATGCAGAGGGAGGAGGAGAACCTGGACGGATGCCACTCAGGTGCCGTCGTGCGGCTCCAGCGCTGCATGACGCTGCTGGCGAAGCTGAACGACGAAGAGCACGATGCCACGATCCCCATGATCACCGCATGGGTGAAGGCCGGCATGCCGCTCCAAGAGGAGCCGTACACCGCCGACATCTTCACGCGGATCGTCACGGACGGCTGTCAACGCGGGGAGTTGGCAGCGGACGCCGCACCTCGACACCTCGGTTACATGCTGCGCGACCTGTATCTCGGCGCGCTCTACCGCTGGTGTCAGCAGCAGGGGGCGAACGCCGCCATCGACTCCCTCACTGAGGACTTGCAGGCCAGTCTTCGCGTCTTGGTGCGAGGCATCGAGGCGCACCCCGAGACGCTGTCCTGA
- a CDS encoding TrpB-like pyridoxal phosphate-dependent enzyme: MGIGIPTHWYNVLADRGLELPAERPAPARDDAASGGISLAIPKALIRQNMPLQSWVPIPERVREAYAAWRPTPLVRLRHLEAELGTTARLYMKYEAGNVAGSHKYITAVAQAHYYSESGVRTLVTSTAAGQWGVAVAAAAARFGMDCVVHMVPGSYDRKPGRRATMEMFGAKVHRGRPADLAADTRSTSLSDVMSEAIESANRTEGGRWILGGSEPFAIMHSTVIGLETREQLAAVGENGAPVLIGYLGGGKNIGGLGLPFLADGASATIVPVESSAYPLLTRGEYRYDATDRAGRGSAAKMYTLGTDFEGAPIQAESMRYHAAPKLLSTLRAQDMLHPLAYDEQPVFDSARRLLRTEGYLPSAEASYAVHAACELAQRPENAGRPLVFCVSDHGYYDGDAYRAYLDGKLAAIPV, encoded by the coding sequence ATGGGAATCGGAATTCCCACGCACTGGTACAACGTCCTGGCCGACCGCGGCCTCGAACTGCCGGCAGAACGCCCGGCGCCCGCCCGTGATGACGCAGCGAGCGGCGGGATCTCGCTGGCCATACCGAAGGCCCTGATCCGCCAGAACATGCCACTGCAGTCCTGGGTGCCGATACCAGAACGGGTGCGGGAGGCGTACGCGGCATGGCGGCCGACCCCGCTGGTCCGGCTGCGGCACCTGGAGGCCGAACTCGGCACGACCGCACGGCTGTACATGAAGTACGAAGCCGGCAACGTGGCGGGCTCGCACAAGTACATCACCGCCGTGGCCCAGGCTCACTACTACTCGGAGTCCGGAGTCCGCACACTGGTGACGAGTACCGCGGCCGGCCAATGGGGCGTGGCGGTCGCAGCCGCAGCCGCACGGTTCGGCATGGACTGCGTGGTGCACATGGTCCCGGGCAGCTATGACCGGAAGCCGGGGCGACGAGCCACCATGGAGATGTTCGGCGCCAAGGTTCACCGGGGACGGCCCGCCGACCTGGCAGCGGACACCCGGTCGACCTCCCTAAGTGACGTGATGAGCGAGGCCATCGAAAGCGCCAACCGCACCGAGGGTGGCCGCTGGATCCTGGGCGGCAGTGAACCGTTCGCCATCATGCACTCCACCGTGATCGGCCTTGAGACACGCGAGCAGTTGGCCGCCGTCGGTGAGAACGGCGCCCCCGTCCTGATCGGCTACCTGGGTGGTGGCAAGAACATCGGCGGGCTGGGCCTGCCATTCCTGGCCGACGGTGCAAGCGCCACTATCGTCCCGGTCGAGTCCAGCGCCTATCCGCTCCTGACCCGGGGCGAGTACCGCTACGATGCCACCGACCGGGCCGGCCGGGGATCGGCAGCCAAGATGTACACCCTTGGCACCGACTTCGAGGGCGCCCCCATCCAGGCCGAGAGCATGCGCTACCACGCCGCCCCCAAGCTTCTCAGCACGCTACGCGCGCAGGACATGTTGCACCCGCTCGCATATGACGAACAGCCGGTCTTCGACAGCGCTCGCCGGCTACTGCGCACCGAGGGGTATCTGCCGTCGGCGGAGGCGTCTTATGCGGTCCACGCCGCATGCGAGCTTGCACAGCGGCCGGAGAACGCTGGTCGCCCGCTCGTTTTCTGTGTCTCCGACCACGGTTACTACGACGGCGACGCCTACCGTGCCTACTTGGACGGCAAGTTGGCTGCGATACCCGTGTGA